GTCCGGCAGGGAGGCCGCCGAGCCGCTCACGCGGCAGAGCCTCGAGCTGCTCACCCGGTACCACGACCGGCTGTCGGCGCAGGCCACCCACGGCGTGCTCCTCGTCCTCCAGGCGCTCGACGCCGCCGGGAAGGACAGCACCATCAAGCACGTCATGAACGGGCTCAACCCCAGCTTCGTGCGGGTGAGCAGCTTCAAGGTGCCGTCCAACGACGAGCTGATGCACACCTACCTGTGGCGCTACTCCACCCGCCTCCCCGAGCGCGGCTGCATCGGCATCTTCAACCGCTCCCACTACGAGGAGGTGCTGGTGGTGCGGGTGCACCCCGAGCTCCTCGCCCGGCAGCGGCTGCCCCTGGAGCTGATGGGCCCCGACATCTGGGAGCGCCGGTTCCGCGAGATCAACGGGTGGGAGCGCGAGCTCGTCGACAACGGCGTCCGGGTCGTCAAGGTGTTCCTCAACGTCTCCCGCGAGGAGCAGCGGCGCCGCTTCCTCGAGCGTATCGA
The Candidatus Dormiibacterota bacterium DNA segment above includes these coding regions:
- a CDS encoding PPK2 family polyphosphate kinase, whose protein sequence is SGREAAEPLTRQSLELLTRYHDRLSAQATHGVLLVLQALDAAGKDSTIKHVMNGLNPSFVRVSSFKVPSNDELMHTYLWRYSTRLPERGCIGIFNRSHYEEVLVVRVHPELLARQRLPLELMGPDIWERRFREINGWERELVDNGVRVVKVFLNVSREEQRRRFLERIDDPRKNWKFSAADVRERRWWDDYMRAYSDALSHTSTRWAPWHVVPADHKWFTRLCVAGLVLDTLVDIDPQYPRPSEEERRALLEARAELEAETG